In Penaeus chinensis breed Huanghai No. 1 chromosome 19, ASM1920278v2, whole genome shotgun sequence, a single genomic region encodes these proteins:
- the LOC125035120 gene encoding LOW QUALITY PROTEIN: leucine-zipper-like transcriptional regulator 1 (The sequence of the model RefSeq protein was modified relative to this genomic sequence to represent the inferred CDS: deleted 1 base in 1 codon) — translation MAIAGPPGLEFDHNWPESAECLTLDFGPFETVHRWKCMPECDEFVGARRSKHTVVAYKDAIYVFGGDNGKWMLNDLLRFDVKEKSWGRAFSTGLPPAPRYHHSAVVHESSMFVFGGFTGDIHSNSNLKNQNDLFEYRFQTGQWIEWKFTGRAPVPRSAHGAAVYEGKLWIFAGYDGNFRLNDMWTIPLVGENRLWEEISQTGDCPPTCCNFPVAVARDSMFVFSGQSGAKITNSLFYFTFKDRCWTRISTEHILRGAPPPPTRRYGHTMVGFDRHLYVFGGAADSTLPNDLHCFDLDSQTWSVIQPAQDSQVPSGRLFHAAAVVGDAMYVFGGTVDNNVRSGEMYRFQFSSYPKCTLHDDFGKLLESQQFTDVDFIVGIEEKRISGHVVFVAARSQYLRNRIRQAMEARDKHLEKVYGTTAIPTQDMPTLEVKLQDAVPEAFEMVLNYIYTDRIDPSRCKKDQNPNKIVLIMMDVYRLAVQCHMRRLEQLCVQYLEATINHRNVLVALCNAANLKLFFIKEFCLKFIVRESNYNQIVMSKEFEMLDKPLMVEIIRRKQMPQMRSLQEPQFESSGTTLEQDMEQLLKSVGQEFCDITLMLAGTPIRAHKAVLAARCSYFEAMFRSFMPENSIVQIAIGETIPSQQSFDSLLRYIYYGDVDMPPEDSLYLFSAPYFYGFTNNRLQAFCKQNLEMNVTFENVIQILEAADRIQAIDMKKYALNLIVHHFPKVAQLPKMKCLSRDLLLDILEALAEDMSDSKLCHDMSSISLSTSDSG, via the exons ATGGCCATAGCCGGACCTCCGGGACTGGAGTTTGACCACAATTGGCCAGAGTCTGCAGAATGTCTCACCTTAGACTTTGGCCCCTTCGAAACGGTGCACAGATGGAAGTGCATGCCAGAGTGTGATGAATTTGTTGGTGCAAG GCGAAGCAAACACACAGTGGTGGCCTACAAGGATGCAATTTATGTGTTTGGTGGAGACAACGGCAAGTGGATGTTGAATGACCTGCTCAGGTTTGATGTCAAGGAAAAGTCATGGGGTAGAGCATTCTCCACAGGCCTCCCACCTGCCCCAAGATACCATCATTCAGCTGTG GTACACGAGTCATCCATGTTTGTATTTGGAGGCTTCACAGGGGACATCCACAGCAATAGCAACCTTAAGAATCAGAATGACCTATTTGAATACCGCTTCCAAACAGGACAGTGGATCGAATGGAAATTTACTGGCAG AGCACCAGTCCCACGGTCAGCTCATGGAGCAGCAGTGTATGAGGGAAAGTTGTGGATATTTGCTGGATACGATGGCAATTTCCGACTCAATGACATGTGGACAATTCCACTTGTG GGTGAGAACAGACTTTGGGAAGAAATCAGTCAGACTGGAGACTGTCCTCCAACCTGCTGTAATTTCCCAGTTGCC GTTGCCCGAGATTCGATGTTCGTTTTCAGTGGACAAAGTGGTGCCAAAATAACAAATTCACTTTTCTACTTCACATTTAAAGATAGATG CTGGACCAGAATATCAACCGAACACATTCTTAGAggagcacccccacccccaactagACGTTATGGCCACACAATGGTTGGCTTTGATAGGCACCTCTATGTGTTTGGAGGAGCAGCAGACTCCACTCTTCCTAATGATCTTCATTG CTTTGATTTAGACAGTCAGACATGGTCAGTGATACAGCCTGCCCAAGACTCTCAGGTTCCCTCCGGCCGCCTCTTCCATGCCGCAGCAGTTGTTGGTGATGCAATGTACGTGTTTGGTGGAACCGTCGACAACAATGTTAGAAGTGGAGAGATGTATCGCTTCCAG TTTTCAAGTTACCCTAAATGCACTCTACATGATGACTTCGGCAAACTACTAGAGAGTCAGCAGTTCACTGATGTGGACTTCATAGTTGGCATTGAAGAGAAGAGGATCTCTGGCCATGTTGTGTTTGTGGCAGCTCGTTCTCAGTATTTAAGAAACAGAATTCGTCAGGCCATGGAAGCCAGAGACAAACATCTGGAGAAG GTATATGGCACAACAGCAATTCCCACACAAGATATGCCAACCTTAGAAGTCAAACTCCAAGATGCAGTTCCAGAAGCTTTTGAGATGGTgttgaattacatatatacagaccgcATTGATCCTTCTCGCTGCAAGAAGGACCAGAATCCTAACAAGATTGTTCTGATTATGATGGATGTGTACCGTCTTGCTGTGCAG TGTCACATGCGTCGCCTGGAGCAGCTGTGTGTGCAGTACTTAGAAGCCACCATCAATCATCGTAATGTCTTGGTTGCTTTGTGCAATGCTGCCAACCTGAAGCTGTTCTTCATCAAGGAATTTTGTCTGAAA ttTATAGTTCGTGAAAGCAACTACAATCAAATTGTAATGTCTAAGGAATTTGAGATGCTAGACAAACCTCTGATGGTGGAGATCATCCGACGGAAGCAGATGCCGCAAATGAGGTCCCTACAGGAACCACAGTTTGAATCATCTG GTACAACACTGGAGCAAGACATGGAGCAGTTGCTGAAGAGTGTTGGCCAAGAGTTTTGTGACATTACTCTCATGCTGGCTGGAACCCCCATCAGGGCTCATAAGGCTGTACTGGCAGCCCGGTGCTCTTATTTTGAAGCTATGTTTAGGTCATTCATGCCAGAGAACAGTATTGTGCAG ATTGCAATTGGAGAGACAATTCCTTCCCAACAGTCTTTTGATTCTTTGTTGCGGTACATCTATTATGGGGATGTTGATATGCCTCCTGAGGACTCGTTGTACCTCTTCTCTGCTCCCTACTTTTATGGCTTTACAAACAACAGACTTCAG GCATTTTGCAAGCAGAATCTGGAGATGAATGTTACCTTCGAGAATGTAATACAGATTCTAGAAGCTGCAGATAGAATTCAAGCTATTGATATGAAGAAATATGCTTTGAATCTCATTGTTCATCATTTCCCAAAG gTGGCTCAGCTGCCAAAGATGAAATGCCTGAGTCGTGATCTCCTGCTTGACATCCTCGAGGCTTTGGCTGAAGATATGTCTGACTCAAAGCTGTGCCACGACATGTCCTCAATAAGTTTAAGCACTTCGGACTCGGGATGA